A region from the Gossypium hirsutum isolate 1008001.06 chromosome A08, Gossypium_hirsutum_v2.1, whole genome shotgun sequence genome encodes:
- the LOC107894766 gene encoding transcription factor bHLH155 isoform X3, which translates to MASSTSGCRLQQLLRSLCLNTEWKYAVFWKLKHRARMVLTWEDAYYDNLDQLDPLANHCFHDTIESLHSGRYSHDTLGLSVAKMSYHVYSLGEGIVGQVAASGNHQWIFADKHVNSYCLLFELCDGWQSQFASGIRTVVVIPVGPHGVVQLGSLNKVYEDVKLVSHIRKVFFALQDSSVGHIASSIECSMKNLLFKQGFPAKLLDSEVIPLDNAVQKDGPDGLLPGFSHPQKYSDSSFVLPLSSNIPEGATEVENKHEGLQLSSIASDSNLEHQNQLGRHSINNEACKGVTNGWKKMSLEPENVYANSPAVNGINLFNVAFQAEQYGAGHACYSSNFLSSALNDTVKPSSLSPYPKEVLDIPKSSDIKFQNNSKKLGNQNDLIDMDSINPSLKFSAGCELFEALGPAFLRNGFYADSQVDNAEAGANIEMQEGMSCSQLTFESGSENLLEAVVANVCHSGSDMRSYSINKSSLVEDSKQHCLNSSEICGSMSSKAYSSTCPSNSKQFEKSSEPAKNNKKRARPGENPRPRPRDRQLIQDRIKELRELVPNGAKCSIDSLLERTIKHMVFLQGITKHADKLGKCAESKMHQKGAGMLGSSNYDQGSSWAVEVGSPLKVCSIIVENINKNGQMLVELLCEECSHFLEIAEAIRSLGLTILKGITEAHGEKTCIWFVVEGKNRVMHRLDILWYLVHILQSKATS; encoded by the exons ATGGCTAGCAGTACAAGTGGATGTCGGTTGCAGCAGCTATTGAGAAGTCTCTGCCTCAATACTGAGTGGAAGTACGCCGTCTTTTGGAAGCTTAAGCATCGTGCTCGAAT GGTGCTGACTTGGGAGGATGCATACTATGACAACCTTGACCAACTTGATCCTCTGGCAAATCATTGTTTCCATGATACAATAGAAAGCTTGCACTCTGGACGCTATTCACATGACACCCTTGGTTTATCTGTGGCAAAAATGTCTTATCATGTATATTCTCTAGGGGAAGG GATTGTCGGGCAAGTGGCAGCTTCTGGAAATCATCAATGGATATTTGCAGATAAGCATGTTAACAGCTACTGCTTATTGTTTGAG TTATGTGATGGTTGGCAAAGTCAATTTGCATCAGGGATCAGG ACCGTTGTTGTTATTCCTGTTGGTCCACATGGAGTTGTGCAACTTGGCTCCTTGAATAAA GTGTATGAGGATGTGAAGCTGGTGAGTCACATCAGAAAAGTATTTTTTGCTCTTCAAGATTCTTCCGTAGGGCATATAGCCAGCTCAATAGAATGTAGTatgaaaaatttattatttaag CAAGGTTTTCCAGCAAAATTACTAGATTCAGAAGTTATTCCTTTAGATAATGCTGTACAAAAAGATGGACCAGATGGTTTATTGCCTGGGTTTTCACATCCCCAAAAGTACAGTGATAGCTCATTTGTTCTTCCACTGTCCAGTAATATTCCCGAAGGGGCAACTGAAGTGGAGAATAAGCATGAAGGGCTTCAGCTGTCCTCAATAGCGAGTGATTCCAACTTGGAGCATCAAAATCAGTTGGGGAGGCATTCGATAAATAATGAGGCATGTAAAGGGGTGACTAATGGGTGgaaaaaaatgagtttggaaCCAGAAAATGTCTATGCTAACAGTCCTGCTGTGAATGgcataaatttatttaatgttgcatTTCAAGCTGAACAGTATGGAGCTGGTCATGCATGCTACTCCTCAAACTTCCTTAGCTCTGCACTTAATGATACGGTTAAGCCGAGTAGTTTGAGTCCTTATCCAAAGGAGGTGCTGGACATACCCAAATCTTcagacataaaatttcaaaataattcaaaGAAGTTGGGGAATCAAAATGATTTAATTGACATGGACTCAATAAACCCTTCCTTAAAGTTTTCTGCTGGCTGTGAGCTTTTTGAAGCACTTGGACCAGCCTTTTTGAGGAATGGTTTCTATGCTGATAGCCAGGTAGATAATGCAGAAGCTGGGGCCAATATTGAAATGCAAGAGGGGATGAGCTGCAGCCAGCTGACTTTTGAATCTGGCTCAGAAAATCTCCTCGAAGCTGTAGTGGCAAATGTTTGCCATAGTGGCAGTGATATGAGAA GTTATTCAATTAATAAGTCCTCTCTCGTGGAAGATAGCAAACAGCACTGTCTGAATTCATCGGAGATATGCGGATCAATGTCTTCAAAAGCCTATTCTTCAACATGCCCTAGCAATTCCAAGCAGTTTGAGAAGTCCTCAGAGCCAGCTAAGAACAACAAAAAGAGGGCTAGACCTGGTGAAAATCCCAGGCCTAGACCAAGGGACAGACAACTCATTCAAGATCGGATTAAGGAGCTGAGGGAGCTTGTGCCTAATGGAGCAAAG TGCAGTATTGATTCATTGCTGGAGCGCACAATCAAGCACATGGTCTTTCTTCAAGGTATCACTAAGCATGCTGACAAGCTTGGTAAATGTGCTGAATCAAAG ATGCATCAAAAGGGAGCTGGCATGCTTGGATCATCCAATTATGATCAAGGTTCAAGCTGGGCAGTGGAAGTGGGAAGCCCTCTAAAAGTTTGCTCAATCATAGtggaaaatataaacaaaaatggGCAGATGCTTGTAGAG CTGTTGTGTGAGGAATGTAGTCATTTTCTTGAGATAGCAGAGGCAATCAGAAGCTTGGGCCTGACAATCTTAAAAGGGATTACAGAAGCACATGGTGAGAAGACTTGTATATGGTTTGTGGTTGAG GGGAAGAACAGAGTTATGCATCGACTGGATATCTTATGGTATCTTGTGCATATTTTGCAATCCAAGGCTACAAGCTAG
- the LOC107894766 gene encoding transcription factor bHLH155 isoform X1: MASSTSGCRLQQLLRSLCLNTEWKYAVFWKLKHRARMVLTWEDAYYDNLDQLDPLANHCFHDTIESLHSGRYSHDTLGLSVAKMSYHVYSLGEGIVGQVAASGNHQWIFADKHVNSYCLLFELCDGWQSQFASGIRTVVVIPVGPHGVVQLGSLNKVYEDVKLVSHIRKVFFALQDSSVGHIASSIECSMKNLLFKQGFPAKLLDSEVIPLDNAVQKDGPDGLLPGFSHPQKYSDSSFVLPLSSNIPEGATEVENKHEGLQLSSIASDSNLEHQNQLGRHSINNEACKGVTNGWKKMSLEPENVYANSPAVNGINLFNVAFQAEQYGAGHACYSSNFLSSALNDTVKPSSLSPYPKEVLDIPKSSDIKFQNNSKKLGNQNDLIDMDSINPSLKFSAGCELFEALGPAFLRNGFYADSQVDNAEAGANIEMQEGMSCSQLTFESGSENLLEAVVANVCHSGSDMRSEGSFCRSAQLSLITRNTSEPSSLTKCTVNSAGYSINKSSLVEDSKQHCLNSSEICGSMSSKAYSSTCPSNSKQFEKSSEPAKNNKKRARPGENPRPRPRDRQLIQDRIKELRELVPNGAKCSIDSLLERTIKHMVFLQGITKHADKLGKCAESKMHQKGAGMLGSSNYDQGSSWAVEVGSPLKVCSIIVENINKNGQMLVELLCEECSHFLEIAEAIRSLGLTILKGITEAHGEKTCIWFVVEGKNRVMHRLDILWYLVHILQSKATS, encoded by the exons ATGGCTAGCAGTACAAGTGGATGTCGGTTGCAGCAGCTATTGAGAAGTCTCTGCCTCAATACTGAGTGGAAGTACGCCGTCTTTTGGAAGCTTAAGCATCGTGCTCGAAT GGTGCTGACTTGGGAGGATGCATACTATGACAACCTTGACCAACTTGATCCTCTGGCAAATCATTGTTTCCATGATACAATAGAAAGCTTGCACTCTGGACGCTATTCACATGACACCCTTGGTTTATCTGTGGCAAAAATGTCTTATCATGTATATTCTCTAGGGGAAGG GATTGTCGGGCAAGTGGCAGCTTCTGGAAATCATCAATGGATATTTGCAGATAAGCATGTTAACAGCTACTGCTTATTGTTTGAG TTATGTGATGGTTGGCAAAGTCAATTTGCATCAGGGATCAGG ACCGTTGTTGTTATTCCTGTTGGTCCACATGGAGTTGTGCAACTTGGCTCCTTGAATAAA GTGTATGAGGATGTGAAGCTGGTGAGTCACATCAGAAAAGTATTTTTTGCTCTTCAAGATTCTTCCGTAGGGCATATAGCCAGCTCAATAGAATGTAGTatgaaaaatttattatttaag CAAGGTTTTCCAGCAAAATTACTAGATTCAGAAGTTATTCCTTTAGATAATGCTGTACAAAAAGATGGACCAGATGGTTTATTGCCTGGGTTTTCACATCCCCAAAAGTACAGTGATAGCTCATTTGTTCTTCCACTGTCCAGTAATATTCCCGAAGGGGCAACTGAAGTGGAGAATAAGCATGAAGGGCTTCAGCTGTCCTCAATAGCGAGTGATTCCAACTTGGAGCATCAAAATCAGTTGGGGAGGCATTCGATAAATAATGAGGCATGTAAAGGGGTGACTAATGGGTGgaaaaaaatgagtttggaaCCAGAAAATGTCTATGCTAACAGTCCTGCTGTGAATGgcataaatttatttaatgttgcatTTCAAGCTGAACAGTATGGAGCTGGTCATGCATGCTACTCCTCAAACTTCCTTAGCTCTGCACTTAATGATACGGTTAAGCCGAGTAGTTTGAGTCCTTATCCAAAGGAGGTGCTGGACATACCCAAATCTTcagacataaaatttcaaaataattcaaaGAAGTTGGGGAATCAAAATGATTTAATTGACATGGACTCAATAAACCCTTCCTTAAAGTTTTCTGCTGGCTGTGAGCTTTTTGAAGCACTTGGACCAGCCTTTTTGAGGAATGGTTTCTATGCTGATAGCCAGGTAGATAATGCAGAAGCTGGGGCCAATATTGAAATGCAAGAGGGGATGAGCTGCAGCCAGCTGACTTTTGAATCTGGCTCAGAAAATCTCCTCGAAGCTGTAGTGGCAAATGTTTGCCATAGTGGCAGTGATATGAGAAGTGAGGGATCTTTTTGTAGATCAGCACAATTGTCGTTGATAACCAGAAATACTTCTGAGCCTTCAAGCCTAACAAAGTGTACTGTTAATTCAGCAGGTTATTCAATTAATAAGTCCTCTCTCGTGGAAGATAGCAAACAGCACTGTCTGAATTCATCGGAGATATGCGGATCAATGTCTTCAAAAGCCTATTCTTCAACATGCCCTAGCAATTCCAAGCAGTTTGAGAAGTCCTCAGAGCCAGCTAAGAACAACAAAAAGAGGGCTAGACCTGGTGAAAATCCCAGGCCTAGACCAAGGGACAGACAACTCATTCAAGATCGGATTAAGGAGCTGAGGGAGCTTGTGCCTAATGGAGCAAAG TGCAGTATTGATTCATTGCTGGAGCGCACAATCAAGCACATGGTCTTTCTTCAAGGTATCACTAAGCATGCTGACAAGCTTGGTAAATGTGCTGAATCAAAG ATGCATCAAAAGGGAGCTGGCATGCTTGGATCATCCAATTATGATCAAGGTTCAAGCTGGGCAGTGGAAGTGGGAAGCCCTCTAAAAGTTTGCTCAATCATAGtggaaaatataaacaaaaatggGCAGATGCTTGTAGAG CTGTTGTGTGAGGAATGTAGTCATTTTCTTGAGATAGCAGAGGCAATCAGAAGCTTGGGCCTGACAATCTTAAAAGGGATTACAGAAGCACATGGTGAGAAGACTTGTATATGGTTTGTGGTTGAG GGGAAGAACAGAGTTATGCATCGACTGGATATCTTATGGTATCTTGTGCATATTTTGCAATCCAAGGCTACAAGCTAG
- the LOC107894766 gene encoding transcription factor bHLH155 isoform X2, whose translation MASSTSGCRLQQLLRSLCLNTEWKYAVFWKLKHRARMVLTWEDAYYDNLDQLDPLANHCFHDTIESLHSGRYSHDTLGLSVAKMSYHVYSLGEGIVGQVAASGNHQWIFADKHVNSYCLLFELCDGWQSQFASGIRTVVVIPVGPHGVVQLGSLNKVYEDVKLVSHIRKVFFALQDSSVGHIASSIECSMKNLLFKQGFPAKLLDSEVIPLDNAVQKDGPDGLLPGFSHPQKYSDSSFVLPLSSNIPEGATEVENKHEGLQLSSIASDSNLEHQNQLGRHSINNEACKGVTNGWKKMSLEPENVYANSPAVNGINLFNVAFQAEQYGAGHACYSSNFLSSALNDTVKPSSLSPYPKEVLDIPKSSDIKFQNNSKKLGNQNDLIDMDSINPSLKFSAGCELFEALGPAFLRNGFYADSQVDNAEAGANIEMQEGMSCSQLTFESGSENLLEAVVANVCHSGSDMRTGYSINKSSLVEDSKQHCLNSSEICGSMSSKAYSSTCPSNSKQFEKSSEPAKNNKKRARPGENPRPRPRDRQLIQDRIKELRELVPNGAKCSIDSLLERTIKHMVFLQGITKHADKLGKCAESKMHQKGAGMLGSSNYDQGSSWAVEVGSPLKVCSIIVENINKNGQMLVELLCEECSHFLEIAEAIRSLGLTILKGITEAHGEKTCIWFVVEGKNRVMHRLDILWYLVHILQSKATS comes from the exons ATGGCTAGCAGTACAAGTGGATGTCGGTTGCAGCAGCTATTGAGAAGTCTCTGCCTCAATACTGAGTGGAAGTACGCCGTCTTTTGGAAGCTTAAGCATCGTGCTCGAAT GGTGCTGACTTGGGAGGATGCATACTATGACAACCTTGACCAACTTGATCCTCTGGCAAATCATTGTTTCCATGATACAATAGAAAGCTTGCACTCTGGACGCTATTCACATGACACCCTTGGTTTATCTGTGGCAAAAATGTCTTATCATGTATATTCTCTAGGGGAAGG GATTGTCGGGCAAGTGGCAGCTTCTGGAAATCATCAATGGATATTTGCAGATAAGCATGTTAACAGCTACTGCTTATTGTTTGAG TTATGTGATGGTTGGCAAAGTCAATTTGCATCAGGGATCAGG ACCGTTGTTGTTATTCCTGTTGGTCCACATGGAGTTGTGCAACTTGGCTCCTTGAATAAA GTGTATGAGGATGTGAAGCTGGTGAGTCACATCAGAAAAGTATTTTTTGCTCTTCAAGATTCTTCCGTAGGGCATATAGCCAGCTCAATAGAATGTAGTatgaaaaatttattatttaag CAAGGTTTTCCAGCAAAATTACTAGATTCAGAAGTTATTCCTTTAGATAATGCTGTACAAAAAGATGGACCAGATGGTTTATTGCCTGGGTTTTCACATCCCCAAAAGTACAGTGATAGCTCATTTGTTCTTCCACTGTCCAGTAATATTCCCGAAGGGGCAACTGAAGTGGAGAATAAGCATGAAGGGCTTCAGCTGTCCTCAATAGCGAGTGATTCCAACTTGGAGCATCAAAATCAGTTGGGGAGGCATTCGATAAATAATGAGGCATGTAAAGGGGTGACTAATGGGTGgaaaaaaatgagtttggaaCCAGAAAATGTCTATGCTAACAGTCCTGCTGTGAATGgcataaatttatttaatgttgcatTTCAAGCTGAACAGTATGGAGCTGGTCATGCATGCTACTCCTCAAACTTCCTTAGCTCTGCACTTAATGATACGGTTAAGCCGAGTAGTTTGAGTCCTTATCCAAAGGAGGTGCTGGACATACCCAAATCTTcagacataaaatttcaaaataattcaaaGAAGTTGGGGAATCAAAATGATTTAATTGACATGGACTCAATAAACCCTTCCTTAAAGTTTTCTGCTGGCTGTGAGCTTTTTGAAGCACTTGGACCAGCCTTTTTGAGGAATGGTTTCTATGCTGATAGCCAGGTAGATAATGCAGAAGCTGGGGCCAATATTGAAATGCAAGAGGGGATGAGCTGCAGCCAGCTGACTTTTGAATCTGGCTCAGAAAATCTCCTCGAAGCTGTAGTGGCAAATGTTTGCCATAGTGGCAGTGATATGAGAA CAGGTTATTCAATTAATAAGTCCTCTCTCGTGGAAGATAGCAAACAGCACTGTCTGAATTCATCGGAGATATGCGGATCAATGTCTTCAAAAGCCTATTCTTCAACATGCCCTAGCAATTCCAAGCAGTTTGAGAAGTCCTCAGAGCCAGCTAAGAACAACAAAAAGAGGGCTAGACCTGGTGAAAATCCCAGGCCTAGACCAAGGGACAGACAACTCATTCAAGATCGGATTAAGGAGCTGAGGGAGCTTGTGCCTAATGGAGCAAAG TGCAGTATTGATTCATTGCTGGAGCGCACAATCAAGCACATGGTCTTTCTTCAAGGTATCACTAAGCATGCTGACAAGCTTGGTAAATGTGCTGAATCAAAG ATGCATCAAAAGGGAGCTGGCATGCTTGGATCATCCAATTATGATCAAGGTTCAAGCTGGGCAGTGGAAGTGGGAAGCCCTCTAAAAGTTTGCTCAATCATAGtggaaaatataaacaaaaatggGCAGATGCTTGTAGAG CTGTTGTGTGAGGAATGTAGTCATTTTCTTGAGATAGCAGAGGCAATCAGAAGCTTGGGCCTGACAATCTTAAAAGGGATTACAGAAGCACATGGTGAGAAGACTTGTATATGGTTTGTGGTTGAG GGGAAGAACAGAGTTATGCATCGACTGGATATCTTATGGTATCTTGTGCATATTTTGCAATCCAAGGCTACAAGCTAG